The following are encoded together in the Pedobacter sp. D749 genome:
- a CDS encoding CshA/CshB family fibrillar adhesin-related protein — protein sequence MEKFLLYLKRNLRFRYAIGLLVALTFFVNNARAQYAIGGTAGDLTKAVYWLTWDNATLTEKPAAFNSNNVVNGTYRWMFSPTVRITAIISNRTTNAGGNMVAYTPGQYSGDGLDLIYSGNGLTKPNSRGVVNSGLATTTGATIKFDIDVKVDILMNGVWTNITYPGMVIGDAESIDAGGEYIQGTSPSSIAWQLLNKRTNGNANDDHYRMLLSNAGKKFKLSANLTPGNFGIQAVMFAHNASNLLDVEMKGSGITAMAIGFVLPFDLGDAPISYGDKVGHYIDKFLITDYFPGDGDYATVNYPTTPLTPEATVYIGSPNVDADGLGAHGPLANADNNTQNNDENTIDASALADVKVNQAGDYVIRFPVTNTKNVPAVVRGWVDFDGDGIFSPNEMISVTVPANASNYTVTLTYPNASFINDIKTGPLYARIRITTSTLIDDPATPVDERSTSFAADGETEDYKLKDIIGPSISGNVINDGNGLSDNQISGTGINTLGGSPLYAYLLDNTNKIIAKTPVAADGSYQFANLNKGTYSVAISTVNVPVNGTNTIANIPPTIPTGWNAVGDAFGVNNSQTGFETGVPDMRVTVVIPGLSMDVTAVNFAVDQVPVAVNDGVSTTIDTDLIIDVLANDTDPNGNATINKTTVLLFNPTTNTYSTSLTVANQGVYTVDPATGQVTFNPEPAFIGIATPVKYTVKDNAGVVSNQGTITVRIKPVGVDDASLTALNTPVTTVVKSNDGVSASGTTVSKVANPTHGSVVVNGDGTITYTPTNGYIGTDTYTYKLTTGDLVDSDPITVTITIGTNPKISLVKSITNTGSGAGGTFKLGDVINYSFKVKNEGDVILNTVALAESLPFVTLTGPTGDTGNDQLLSVSEVWTYSGTYTVTQANVDAGKVTNQATVTAKDPINTPVSDISGSTALNDTPTETIITQTPVIKLTKTGTYADTNGDGKVNLGDKISYTFKVENTGNVTVSDIVITDPKVTVTGGPVTLLPGAADLTTFTASYTVTQADIDKGAVYNIATATGKDPKGNNVTDQSESGNPSGPGTPPVDPACPDCTITPLPQTPVIKLTKTGTYADTNGDGKVNLGDKISYTFKVENTGNVTVSDIVITDPKVTVTGGPVTLLPGAADLNTFTASYTVTQADIDKGAVYNIATATGKDPKGNNVTDQSESGNPSGPGTPPVDPACPDCTITPLPQTPVIKLTKTGTYADTNGDGKVNLGDKISYTFKVENTGNVTMSDIVITDPKVTVTGGPVTLLPGAADLNTFTASYTVTQADIDKGAVYNIATATGKDPKGNNVTDQSESGNPSGPGTPPVDPACPDCTITPLPQSPVIKLTKTGTYADTNGDGKVNLGDKISYTFKVENTGNVTVSDIVITDPKVTVTGGPVTLLPGAADLSSFTASYTVTQADIDKGAVYNIATATGKDPKGNNVTDQSESGNPSGPGTPPVDPACPDCTITPLPQTPVIKLTKTGTYADTNGDGKVNLGDKISYTFKVENTGNVTVSDIVITDPKVTVTGGPVTLLPGAADLSSFTASYTVTQADIDKGAVYNIATATGKDPKGNNVTDQSESGNPSGPGTPPVDPACPDCTVTPLPQSPVIKLTKTGTYADTNGDGKVNLGDKISYTFKVENTGNVTMSDIVITDPKVTVTGGPVTLLPGAADLNTFTASYTVTQADIDKGAVYNIATATGKDPKGNNVTDQSESGNPSGPGTPPVDPACPDCTVTPLPQTPVIKLTKTGTYADTNGDGKVNLGDKISYTFKVENTGNVTVSDIVITDPKVTVTGGPVTLLPGAADLTTFTASYTVTQADIDKGAVYNIATATGKDPKGNNVTDHSESGNPSGPGTPPVDPACPDCTVTPLPQTPVIKLTKTGTYADTNGDGKVNLGDKISYTFKVENTGNVTVSDIVITDPKVTVTGGPVTLLPGAADLSSFTASYTVTQADIDKGAVYNIATATGKDPKGNNVTDQSESGNPSGPGTPPVDPACPDCTVTPLPQSPVIKLTKTGTYADTNGDGKVNLGDKISYTFKVENTGNVTMSDIVITDPKVTVTGGPVTLLPGAADLNTFTASYTVTQADIDKGAVYNIATATGKDPKGNNVTDQSESGNPSGPGTPPVDPACPDCTITPLPQSPVIKLTKTGTYADTNGDGKVNLGDKISYTFKVENTGNVTVSDIVITDPKVTVTGGPVTLLPGAADLNTFTASYTVTQADIDKGAVYNIATATGKDPKGNNVTDQSESGNPSGPGTPPVDPACPDCTITPLPQSPVIKLTKTGTYADTNGDGKVNLGDKISYTFKVENTGNVTVSDIVITDPKVTVTGGPVTLLPGAADLSSFTASYTVTQADIDKGAVYNIATATGKDPKGNNVTDQSESGNPSGPGTPPVDPACPDCTITPLPQTPVIKLTKTGTYADTNGDGKVNLGDKISYTFKVENTGNVTVSDIVITDPKVTVTGGPVTLLPGAADLSSFTASYTVTQADIDKGAVYNIATATGKDPKGNNVTDQSESGNPSGPGTPPVDPACPDCTVTPLPQSPVIKLTKTGTYADTNGDGKVNLGDKISYTFKVENTGNVTMSDIVITDPKVTVTGGPVTLLPGAADLNTFTASYTVTQADIDKGAVYNIATATGKDPKGNNVTDQSESGNPSGPGTPPVDPACPDCTVTPLPQTPVIKLTKTGTYADTNGDGKVNLGDKISYTFKVENTGNVTVSDIVITDPKVTVTGGPVTLLPGAADLTTFTASYTVTQADIDKGAVYNIATATGKDPKGNNVTDQSESGNPSGPGTPPVDPACPDCTVTPLPQTGALVLVKKVTNVGTGVQGAFVLNNNIEYTFTITNTGNTTLSNIVLNDPLIFAGTKVIPGALAPGATVTHKETYKITAADIDNGKVTNTAVATAKDPKGNDVKDTSGTDTDNDTATETPLAKPPVAKDDAGKTQQNKPVTVNVQTNDLPGSKPLVPASTTVITNPAHGTVKVNTDGTVNYTPDNGYTGTDTFTYTVTDENGQVSNTATVTITVIPSKPIAIDDHAETEYNKPVSIPVLTNDRIDGSPFDRSTVEVISSPAHGTLVVNVDGTVIYTPYSGYTGKDQFTYRVKDENGNWTNVAIATIDVTGFFIPNVFTPNGDGKNDLFVIVGIENYQQVEIAIFNRWGNEVYRNSNYKNTWDGQGLNAGTYYYMITLRNGNDKQIKKGWVLIKK from the coding sequence ATGGAAAAATTTTTACTTTATTTAAAACGAAACTTACGATTTCGGTACGCAATTGGATTGCTCGTTGCTCTAACTTTTTTCGTAAACAACGCCAGGGCACAATATGCCATTGGCGGAACAGCTGGCGATCTTACCAAAGCTGTATACTGGCTTACCTGGGATAATGCTACCCTGACTGAAAAGCCAGCTGCTTTTAACAGTAACAATGTGGTAAATGGTACGTACCGCTGGATGTTCTCCCCAACAGTCCGCATTACGGCCATCATTTCTAACCGCACTACTAATGCTGGCGGAAATATGGTAGCCTATACGCCTGGTCAATATTCCGGTGATGGGCTCGACCTGATCTATTCTGGAAACGGACTTACTAAGCCCAATTCCAGAGGTGTGGTAAATTCGGGTCTTGCTACCACAACCGGCGCAACAATCAAGTTCGATATCGACGTAAAAGTTGATATCTTGATGAACGGGGTCTGGACAAATATTACTTACCCAGGTATGGTGATCGGCGATGCTGAATCTATTGATGCTGGTGGTGAATATATCCAGGGAACATCGCCTTCTTCTATTGCCTGGCAGCTGCTAAACAAGCGTACCAATGGTAACGCTAATGATGACCACTATAGAATGTTGCTCTCTAATGCAGGTAAGAAATTTAAACTTTCTGCTAACCTTACGCCAGGCAATTTTGGTATCCAGGCAGTTATGTTTGCCCACAATGCAAGCAACCTGCTGGATGTAGAGATGAAAGGTTCTGGTATTACCGCCATGGCTATCGGTTTTGTCTTGCCTTTTGATCTTGGGGATGCCCCGATTTCTTATGGTGATAAAGTTGGCCATTATATTGATAAATTTTTGATCACCGATTATTTTCCTGGTGACGGCGATTATGCCACTGTTAATTACCCTACTACACCATTAACGCCTGAGGCTACAGTGTATATCGGTTCGCCAAATGTAGATGCGGATGGTCTGGGTGCTCATGGGCCCCTGGCTAATGCAGATAACAATACGCAGAATAATGATGAAAACACGATTGATGCTTCGGCATTAGCCGACGTTAAGGTGAATCAGGCTGGGGATTATGTCATTAGATTTCCGGTTACTAATACTAAAAACGTACCTGCTGTGGTACGTGGGTGGGTCGACTTTGATGGGGATGGTATTTTTTCTCCCAATGAAATGATCAGTGTTACTGTTCCGGCCAATGCTTCCAATTATACAGTAACGCTTACTTATCCTAATGCGTCTTTTATTAATGACATCAAAACCGGGCCGCTCTATGCACGGATCAGAATAACAACAAGTACTCTAATTGATGATCCTGCTACGCCGGTAGATGAGCGAAGTACGTCGTTCGCTGCCGATGGTGAAACAGAAGATTACAAGCTGAAAGATATTATTGGTCCGTCAATTTCTGGAAATGTGATTAACGACGGAAACGGCCTGAGTGATAATCAAATCTCCGGAACAGGAATCAACACGCTCGGCGGATCTCCACTATACGCTTACTTATTAGATAACACGAATAAAATTATTGCTAAAACGCCTGTTGCCGCTGATGGCAGCTATCAATTTGCCAACCTGAATAAGGGGACGTATAGTGTGGCTATTTCTACTGTTAATGTGCCGGTAAACGGAACCAATACAATAGCTAATATCCCGCCAACAATACCCACTGGCTGGAATGCTGTAGGTGATGCGTTTGGAGTTAACAACAGTCAGACGGGGTTTGAAACTGGTGTGCCTGACATGCGGGTTACAGTAGTGATACCTGGTTTAAGCATGGATGTAACAGCGGTAAACTTTGCCGTTGATCAGGTTCCGGTTGCTGTAAACGATGGAGTATCTACTACTATAGACACTGACTTGATTATTGACGTTCTTGCAAACGATACGGATCCAAACGGTAACGCAACAATCAATAAAACAACAGTTTTACTATTTAACCCAACAACAAATACCTATAGTACCAGTCTTACGGTAGCCAACCAGGGTGTTTATACCGTTGATCCGGCAACTGGACAAGTTACCTTTAACCCTGAGCCTGCCTTTATCGGTATTGCAACGCCGGTTAAATACACGGTAAAAGACAATGCAGGTGTTGTAAGTAATCAGGGTACAATTACTGTCCGCATTAAACCGGTTGGTGTTGATGATGCTAGTTTAACTGCATTGAACACTCCGGTTACAACAGTTGTAAAATCTAACGATGGTGTCAGTGCATCGGGTACCACTGTTAGTAAAGTGGCTAATCCAACGCACGGTTCTGTTGTGGTTAATGGTGATGGAACAATTACCTATACGCCAACAAATGGTTATATCGGTACGGATACATACACCTACAAACTTACTACGGGCGATCTGGTAGATTCTGACCCGATTACGGTAACGATCACCATTGGTACCAATCCGAAAATATCTTTAGTTAAATCGATAACGAATACGGGTAGCGGTGCTGGTGGCACTTTCAAACTTGGTGATGTGATTAATTACAGCTTTAAAGTCAAAAACGAAGGGGATGTAATATTGAACACGGTCGCTTTAGCTGAAAGTCTGCCTTTTGTTACCTTAACTGGCCCTACGGGCGATACTGGTAACGATCAGTTGCTTAGTGTTAGCGAAGTATGGACTTACTCAGGTACATATACGGTTACTCAGGCTAATGTTGATGCTGGTAAGGTAACAAACCAGGCTACTGTTACTGCTAAGGATCCAATCAATACACCTGTAAGTGATATTTCGGGATCTACTGCTTTAAATGATACGCCTACTGAAACGATCATCACACAAACCCCGGTTATTAAATTAACTAAAACCGGAACTTACGCAGATACCAATGGCGATGGTAAAGTAAACCTTGGCGACAAGATCAGCTATACTTTCAAAGTTGAAAATACTGGTAACGTAACGGTCAGCGATATCGTTATTACTGACCCCAAAGTAACCGTAACCGGTGGTCCGGTAACTTTACTTCCTGGTGCAGCAGACTTAACTACATTTACTGCTTCTTATACGGTAACACAGGCCGATATTGATAAAGGTGCAGTTTACAACATTGCAACAGCAACGGGTAAAGATCCTAAAGGAAACAACGTTACCGATCAGTCTGAAAGTGGTAACCCTTCAGGTCCGGGTACGCCTCCTGTTGATCCTGCCTGTCCGGATTGTACAATTACACCACTTCCACAAACTCCGGTTATTAAATTAACTAAAACCGGAACGTATGCAGATACCAATGGCGACGGTAAAGTAAACCTTGGCGACAAGATCAGCTATACTTTCAAAGTTGAAAATACGGGTAACGTAACGGTAAGTGATATCGTTATTACTGACCCTAAAGTAACCGTAACCGGTGGACCGGTAACTTTACTTCCTGGCGCAGCAGACTTAAATACATTTACTGCTTCTTATACTGTAACACAGGCCGATATTGATAAAGGTGCTGTTTACAACATTGCAACAGCAACGGGTAAAGATCCTAAAGGAAACAATGTTACCGATCAGTCTGAAAGCGGTAACCCTTCAGGTCCTGGTACGCCTCCTGTTGATCCTGCCTGTCCGGATTGCACAATCACACCACTTCCACAAACTCCGGTTATTAAATTAACTAAAACCGGAACGTATGCAGATACCAATGGCGACGGTAAAGTAAACCTTGGCGACAAGATCAGCTATACTTTCAAAGTTGAAAATACTGGTAACGTAACGATGAGTGACATCGTTATTACTGACCCTAAAGTAACCGTAACTGGCGGACCGGTAACATTACTTCCTGGTGCTGCCGACTTAAATACATTCACTGCTTCTTATACTGTAACACAGGCCGATATTGATAAAGGTGCTGTGTACAACATTGCAACAGCAACTGGTAAAGATCCTAAAGGCAACAACGTTACCGATCAGTCTGAAAGTGGTAACCCTTCAGGTCCTGGTACGCCTCCTGTTGATCCTGCCTGTCCGGATTGTACAATCACACCACTTCCACAAAGCCCGGTTATTAAATTAACTAAAACCGGAACTTACGCAGATACCAATGGCGATGGTAAAGTAAACCTTGGCGACAAGATCAGCTATACTTTCAAAGTTGAAAACACTGGAAACGTAACAGTGAGTGACATCGTTATTACTGACCCTAAAGTAACCGTAACTGGTGGCCCGGTAACTTTACTTCCTGGTGCAGCCGACCTGTCAAGCTTCACTGCTTCTTATACGGTAACACAGGCCGATATTGATAAAGGTGCTGTGTACAACATTGCAACAGCAACGGGTAAAGATCCTAAAGGAAACAATGTTACCGATCAATCTGAAAGTGGTAACCCTTCAGGTCCTGGTACGCCTCCTGTTGATCCTGCCTGTCCGGATTGTACGATTACCCCACTTCCACAAACTCCTGTTATTAAATTAACTAAAACCGGAACTTACGCAGATACCAATGGCGATGGTAAAGTAAACCTTGGCGACAAGATCAGCTATACTTTCAAAGTTGAAAACACTGGAAACGTAACAGTGAGTGACATCGTTATTACTGACCCTAAAGTAACCGTAACTGGTGGCCCGGTAACTTTACTTCCTGGTGCAGCAGACCTGTCAAGCTTCACTGCTTCTTATACGGTAACACAGGCCGATATTGATAAAGGCGCTGTTTACAACATTGCAACAGCAACAGGTAAAGATCCTAAAGGAAACAATGTTACCGATCAATCTGAAAGTGGTAATCCTTCAGGTCCTGGTACGCCTCCTGTTGATCCTGCCTGTCCGGATTGCACGGTTACTCCACTTCCACAAAGCCCGGTTATTAAATTAACTAAAACCGGAACGTATGCAGATACCAATGGCGACGGTAAAGTAAACCTTGGCGACAAGATCAGCTATACTTTCAAAGTTGAAAATACTGGTAACGTAACGATGAGTGACATCGTTATTACTGACCCTAAAGTAACCGTAACTGGCGGACCGGTAACATTACTTCCTGGTGCTGCCGACTTAAATACATTCACTGCTTCTTATACTGTAACACAGGCCGATATTGATAAAGGTGCTGTGTACAACATTGCAACAGCAACTGGTAAAGATCCTAAAGGAAACAATGTTACCGATCAGTCTGAAAGTGGTAATCCTTCAGGTCCTGGTACGCCTCCTGTTGATCCTGCCTGTCCGGATTGCACGGTTACTCCACTTCCACAAACCCCGGTCATTAAATTAACTAAAACCGGAACTTATGCAGATACCAACGGTGACGGTAAAGTAAACCTTGGCGACAAGATCAGCTATACCTTCAAAGTTGAAAATACTGGTAACGTAACGGTAAGTGACATCGTTATTACTGACCCTAAAGTAACAGTAACCGGTGGTCCGGTAACTTTACTTCCTGGTGCTGCCGACTTAACTACATTTACTGCTTCTTACACGGTAACACAAGCGGATATTGATAAAGGTGCTGTTTACAACATTGCAACAGCAACGGGTAAAGATCCTAAAGGCAACAACGTTACCGATCATTCTGAAAGTGGTAACCCTTCAGGTCCTGGTACACCTCCTGTTGATCCTGCCTGTCCGGATTGCACGGTTACTCCACTTCCACAAACTCCGGTTATTAAATTAACTAAAACCGGAACTTACGCAGATACCAATGGCGATGGTAAAGTAAACCTTGGCGACAAGATCAGCTATACTTTCAAAGTTGAAAACACTGGAAACGTAACAGTGAGTGACATCGTTATTACTGACCCTAAAGTAACCGTAACTGGTGGCCCGGTAACTTTACTTCCTGGTGCAGCAGACCTGTCAAGCTTCACTGCTTCTTATACGGTAACACAGGCCGATATTGATAAAGGCGCTGTTTACAACATTGCAACAGCAACAGGTAAAGATCCTAAAGGAAACAATGTTACCGATCAATCTGAAAGTGGTAATCCTTCAGGTCCTGGTACGCCTCCTGTTGATCCTGCCTGTCCGGATTGCACGGTTACTCCACTTCCACAAAGCCCGGTTATTAAATTAACTAAAACCGGAACGTATGCAGATACCAATGGCGACGGTAAAGTAAACCTTGGCGACAAGATCAGCTATACTTTCAAAGTTGAAAATACTGGTAACGTAACGATGAGTGACATCGTTATTACTGACCCTAAAGTAACCGTAACTGGCGGACCGGTAACATTACTTCCTGGTGCTGCCGACTTAAATACATTCACTGCTTCTTATACTGTAACACAGGCCGATATTGATAAAGGTGCTGTGTACAACATTGCAACAGCAACTGGTAAAGATCCTAAAGGCAACAACGTTACCGATCAGTCTGAAAGTGGTAACCCTTCAGGTCCTGGTACGCCTCCTGTTGATCCTGCCTGTCCGGATTGTACAATCACACCACTTCCACAAAGCCCGGTTATTAAATTAACTAAAACCGGAACTTACGCAGATACCAATGGCGATGGTAAAGTAAACCTTGGCGACAAGATCAGCTATACTTTCAAAGTTGAAAACACTGGAAACGTAACGGTGAGTGACATCGTTATTACTGACCCTAAAGTAACCGTAACTGGCGGACCGGTAACATTACTTCCTGGCGCAGCAGACTTAAATACATTTACTGCTTCTTATACGGTAACACAGGCCGATATTGATAAAGGTGCTGTTTACAACATTGCAACAGCAACTGGTAAAGATCCTAAAGGCAACAACGTTACCGATCAGTCTGAAAGTGGTAACCCTTCAGGTCCTGGTACGCCTCCTGTTGATCCTGCCTGTCCGGATTGTACAATCACACCACTTCCACAAAGCCCGGTTATTAAATTAACTAAAACCGGAACTTACGCAGATACCAATGGCGATGGTAAAGTAAACCTTGGCGACAAGATCAGCTATACTTTCAAAGTTGAAAACACTGGAAACGTAACAGTGAGTGACATCGTTATTACTGACCCTAAAGTAACCGTAACTGGTGGCCCGGTAACTTTACTTCCTGGTGCAGCCGACCTGTCAAGCTTCACTGCTTCTTATACGGTAACACAGGCCGATATTGATAAAGGTGCTGTGTACAACATTGCAACAGCAACGGGTAAAGATCCTAAAGGAAACAATGTTACCGATCAATCTGAAAGTGGTAACCCTTCAGGTCCTGGTACGCCTCCTGTTGATCCTGCCTGTCCGGATTGTACGATTACCCCACTTCCACAAACTCCTGTTATTAAATTAACTAAAACCGGAACTTACGCAGATACCAATGGCGATGGTAAAGTAAACCTTGGCGACAAGATCAGCTATACTTTCAAAGTTGAAAACACTGGAAACGTAACAGTGAGTGACATCGTTATTACTGACCCTAAAGTAACCGTAACTGGTGGCCCGGTAACTTTACTTCCTGGTGCAGCAGACCTGTCAAGCTTCACTGCTTCTTATACGGTAACACAGGCCGATATTGATAAAGGCGCTGTTTACAACATTGCAACAGCAACAGGTAAAGATCCTAAAGGAAACAATGTTACCGATCAATCTGAAAGTGGTAATCCTTCAGGTCCTGGTACGCCTCCTGTTGATCCTGCCTGTCCGGATTGCACGGTTACTCCACTTCCACAAAGCCCGGTTATTAAATTAACTAAAACCGGAACGTATGCAGATACCAATGGCGACGGTAAAGTAAACCTTGGCGACAAGATCAGCTATACTTTCAAAGTTGAAAATACTGGTAACGTAACGATGAGTGACATCGTTATTACTGACCCTAAAGTAACCGTAACTGGCGGACCGGTAACATTACTTCCTGGTGCTGCCGACTTAAATACATTCACTGCTTCTTATACTGTAACACAGGCCGATATTGATAAAGGTGCTGTGTACAACATTGCAACAGCAACTGGTAAAGATCCTAAAGGAAACAATGTTACCGATCAGTCTGAAAGTGGTAATCCTTCAGGTCCTGGTACGCCTCCTGTTGATCCTGCCTGTCCGGATTGCACGGTTACTCCACTTCCACAAACCCCGGTCATTAAATTAACTAAAACCGGAACTTATGCAGATACCAACGGTGACGGTAAAGTAAACCTTGGCGACAAGATCAGCTATACCTTCAAAGTTGAAAATACTGGTAACGTAACGGTAAGTGACATCGTTATTACTGACCCTAAAGTAACAGTAACCGGTGGTCCGGTAACTTTACTTCCTGGTGCTGCCGACTTAACTACATTTACTGCTTCTTACACGGTAACACAAGCGGATATTGATAAAGGTGCTGTTTACAACATTGCAACAGCAACGGGTAAAGATCCTAAAGGAAACAACGTTACCGATCAGTCTGAAAGCGGTAACCCTTCAGGTCCTGGTACGCCTCCTGTTGATCCTGCCTGTCCGGATTGCACGGTTACACCACTTCCACAAACTGGTGCTTTGGTACTTGTTAAAAAGGTAACTAACGTGGGAACTGGTGTACAGGGTGCTTTCGTGTTAAACAACAACATCGAATACACCTTCACGATCACTAATACAGGAAACACAACATTGAGCAATATTGTTCTTAATGATCCTTTGATCTTTGCTGGTACAAAAGTGATCCCTGGAGCACTTGCACCAGGTGCCACGGTAACTCATAAGGAAACTTATAAAATTACAGCTGCAGATATTGATAACGGAAAGGTAACAAACACAGCAGTGGCAACGGCCAAAGATCCTAAAGGCAACGATGTGAAAGACACATCGGGTACAGATACCGACAATGATACGGCTACGGAAACACCTTTAGCTAAGCCGCCTGTAGCGAAAGATGACGCTGGTAAAACGCAGCAAAATAAACCGGTAACCGTCAATGTTCAAACTAATGATCTTCCTGGAAGCAAGCCTTTAGTGCCTGCAAGTACAACTGTGATTACCAATCCTGCTCATGGTACGGTTAAGGTGAATACAGATGGTACAGTAAATTATACACCTGATAACGGATATACCGGAACGGATACTTTTACATATACCGTCACCGATGAAAACGGTCAGGTTTCTAACACTGCAACGGTAACAATTACGGTGATTCCTTCTAAACCGATCGCAATTGATGATCATGCAGAAACGGAATACAATAAGCCGGTATCAATTCCTGTACTTACCAACGACAGGATCGACGGATCTCCATTCGACAGATCGACGGTTGAAGTTATCTCGTCTCCGGCGCATGGAACACTGGTAGTTAATGTTGACGGAACTGTAATCTATACGCCATATAGCGGCTACACCGGGAAAGATCAGTTTACTTACCGCGTAAAAGACGAGAATGGAAACTGGACCAATGTGGCTATCGCGACTATCGATGTAACGGGCTTCTTTATACCTAATGTGTTTACGCCTAATGGTGATGGAAAGAATGATCTGTTCGTAATCGTAGGTATCGAAAACTACCAACAGGTAGAAATAGCAATCTTTAACAGATGGGGTAATGAAGTATACCGTAACAGCAACTACAAAAACACATGGGACGGTCAGGGCCTAAACGCAGGCACCTATTACTACATGATCACGCTGAGAAACGGCAACGATAAGCAGATTAAAAAAGGTTGGGTTTTAATTAAAAAATAA
- a CDS encoding helix-turn-helix domain-containing protein — protein MNEPAIFPLIPYLLLLTGTVSAINIYIGFEYNKKDLFGKVINAFSIFVFFHAFYVFYLENFYIHERWLDRMMPFIFVYGPFLYFALRAMKGKTISTGRVLIHLTPFAIFFVIFIHSAIYGWYKDPHIFKPVMRISALCSVCSLLGYTFTGIFSNGSNAILHMKRKRNIILVGGIMMLFVSMFFIAVSISIAKHGTAAQSSYVFRTTIYTFMLIITVLILGYLKNMFLKIHRADGERPLEDALDKDATPLYAKSKLSDLQLQEYTSRLNDLMDAQKPYLDPSLSLENLALQLKIPAHHLTQTFNLQLQTNFTSFVNKHRIAYACHMLDNKSGSKLTIEQLALASGFNSKISFNRNFKLIVGLTPSEYLQEVTST, from the coding sequence ATGAATGAACCGGCAATATTCCCACTGATTCCCTACCTGCTATTGTTGACAGGAACTGTTAGTGCGATAAACATCTATATCGGATTTGAATACAACAAAAAAGATTTGTTTGGAAAAGTCATCAACGCATTTTCCATATTTGTGTTTTTCCATGCATTTTATGTCTTTTATCTGGAGAATTTCTACATACACGAGCGGTGGTTGGATAGGATGATGCCTTTCATATTTGTCTACGGTCCTTTTCTTTACTTTGCGCTTCGGGCAATGAAAGGAAAGACGATTTCTACGGGTAGGGTATTGATTCATTTAACCCCATTCGCAATCTTCTTCGTTATCTTTATCCATTCGGCAATCTACGGTTGGTATAAGGATCCCCATATTTTCAAGCCAGTGATGCGAATAAGTGCATTGTGCTCGGTATGCTCTCTTTTAGGCTACACCTTTACGGGCATCTTTAGTAACGGAAGCAATGCAATCCTGCACATGAAGCGGAAACGTAATATCATATTAGTGGGCGGAATTATGATGCTGTTTGTCAGTATGTTCTTTATTGCTGTAAGCATCTCCATAGCTAAACATGGTACTGCCGCACAAAGCAGCTATGTGTTTCGAACAACTATTTATACGTTCATGCTGATTATCACAGTCCTGATTCTCGGTTATCTGAAAAATATGTTCCTTAAGATTCACCGCGCTGATGGCGAGCGACCTTTAGAGGATGCTCTTGATAAAGACGCAACCCCTTTATATGCCAAGTCGAAATTATCGGATCTCCAGCTGCAGGAATATACTTCCAGACTTAATGATCTGATGGATGCGCAAAAACCTTACCTTGATCCGTCTCTTTCCCTGGAAAATCTTGCACTCCAACTTAAAATTCCAGCCCACCACCTTACGCAAACATTCAATTTGCAGCTGCAGACCAATTTTACCAGCTTCGTTAACAAGCACCGCATAGCATATGCTTGCCATATGCTCGATAATAAATCCGGGAGCAAGCTAACTATAGAACAACTTGCTCTCGCAAGTGGCTTTAATTCAAAGATTTCGTTTAATAGAAACTTCAAATTGATAGTTGGCCTCACGCCTTCAGAGTACCTGCAAGAGGTCACATCAACATAG